The genomic stretch GGAGCTTGCCGAACAAATTCCGAACAGCTATATTCCAATGCAGTTCGATAACACTGCTAATCCTGATGCGCACCGAAAAACAACAGCGCCTGAAATCGCCCGGGCAATAGAGGAAATCGGAAAACCGCTCGGCGCTTTTGTAGCCTCCTCTGGAACGGGCGGAACCATTACCGGAACAGGTGAGGCGCTCAAAGAGCTTTTTCCGGATATCACGGTTCATGTTGTTGAGCCAGCGGGTTCGCCTGTATTATCCGGCGGAAAACCTGGCGCGCATAAACTTGTAGGAACGAGCCCAGGCTTTATACCGCCGATTTTAAATGAAGACGTTTATGATGAAATTATCAAAATCTCTGATGAAGACGCGTATACGACGACAAGACGGCTTGCTGCTGAAGAAGGAATTCTTGTCGGTCCTTCATCAGGCGCTGCCTGCTTCGCGGCAATCGAAACAGCGAAACGCCTCTCTCCTGACAAAGTTGTGGTCTGCATGACAGCTGATACAGGAGAACGGTACTTATCAACTGATTTATGGTCATTTATTTAAAAAAAGGACTGGCTTCAGCAGAAGCCGGTCCTTTTATTTTGCAAGCTCGTAAATGGCCTGAGCATATAACGCTGTCGATCTCAGCAGGTCATCAATTTCGATATATTCATCCTTTTGGTGTGCGCTGTCAGGGCGTCCGGGGAACAGCGGGCCGAACGCGACACCGGCTTTTAAGGATCTCGCATAAGTCCCCCCGCCGATTGAGATTAAATCAGCTTTTTTACCCAGCTGGCCTTCATAAACCTTTTGCAGGGTTTTGACTAACGGATGATCTGCGGACACGTGATGCGGCTTGCTGTCTTTGAATTCTCCCAGCTCAAATTCAGATGCGCTTTCGAATGTATCGCGGATCACTTTGCTTTCTGCTGTCACAGGATAGCGGATATTGATCCCGAGCTCGCCTCCTTGCCCTTCTTTATAGCGCAGTGTTCCGACATTTAATGTCAGCTCTCCGCTGATTTCATCCTCACAGTCGATGTCCAGTTTTTTTCCTCTTGTATCACCTGAGAACTTATCTGTCACAACTTGCACAAACCGCTTTCCTGCATCGTCAAGCTCAGTCTGCTGGAGAAATTCGCACAATAAAATGCCGGCATTGATCCCATTGTTCGGTTCCATCGCATGGCAGGAAAGACCGTACATACGCAAAATGAGCTGTCCGTTCTCTATTGCAGCTTCCCCTTTTTGGTCCGTCGTGCGGAGCATGTCTTTAAATGAAGACAGAATCTCTTCATTTTTCGGCCCTTCAATGACAGCTTCCGCAGCGTCGGGCACCATGTTTAAGCGAAGGCCTGATTGAAACGAGACAAGCACTGCCTTTGGTTCAGCTTGATTTGGGCGGTGCGGAATAAGTAAAGAAGCATCGATGATCCCTTTTTCCGCATTAATGATCGGAAAATCGGCGTCAGGCGCAAAGCCCATTGTTGGCATTTCTTCATGCTTGAAATAATGCTCTACGCATCTCCAATCACTTTCTTCATCTGTTCCGATAATCATTCTGACTCGCTTGGACAGGGGCAAATTCATGTCTTTCACGATTTTCAGCGCGTAGAATGCCGCCATTGTCGGGCCTTTGTCATCAATGGCGCCCCTTGCATAAATCCGTCCGTTGCGGATTTCAGCTGAAAATGGATCACTCGTCCACCCATCTCCCGGCGGCACGACGTCAACATGGCAAAGTACGCCGATAATGTCATCGCCCTCCCCCCATTCAATATGACCTGCGAAGCCGTCAAGATTTTTTGTTGTAAAGCCTTCTTTTTCTCCAAGCTCCAGCAATGAAGTCAGGCTGGCATTTACCCCTTCTCCAAACGGTTTACCGGGTCCGGCGGTTGTTTCGTCCATGACACTGTTGATTCTCAAAAATTCCTGTGTATCACGAATTAAATCCTCTTTTTTTCTGATCACTTCAACTTCCCAGTTCATAATGATCCCCTTTCCGCAAGAAATGACTTGCAAAAACCAAATAAAACGAATAATATTAATGGTGTTTTGTTAAAACGTTCGTAATTGGAGGATACTATGTTTCATCTAAAAGAGCAGCAAACATCCATAAAGCAAGAAATCATAGCAGGGCTGACGACCTTTTTCACAATGGTCTATATCGTCGTGGTCAATCCGGTCATTCTGGCTAACGCCGGGGTTCCTTTCGACCAGGTTTTCACCGCAACGATTATTGCCTCCATTGTCGGAACGCTGTGGATGGCCCTGGCAGCAAATTATCCGATTGCTATTGCGCCCGGCATGGGCTTGAACGCTTATTTAGCCTTTCATGTCGTAAGCGCAAGCGATGGCGGCATCACGTACGCAACAGCTTTCAGCGCAGTATTTACAGCAGGGGTTCTCTTCATTATTCTATCGTTAACGCCTTTAAGAAAACAACTTATAGAAGCGATTCCAAACAATTTAAAATACGGGATCACAACAGGGATCGGGCTGTTTATTGCTTTTATCGGTTTGCGTCAAGCGGGAATTGTGGCAGCTGATGAGTCAAACCTGGTCACTCTCGGCAATCTGCATTCACCTGGTGTTATCTTAACGCTGGTCGGCCTTTTGATCAGCGTGGTCCTGATGGTGCTGAATGTAAGCGGCGCTTTATTTATCGGAATGGCAGCTACCGCTTTGATCGCCTTTTTCACCGGTCAGCTCCATTTTTCAAAGGGATTTATGTCGCTTCCTCATTTGCCGGAAGGATTGATGATCTCAAATCCATTTACCGCTTTTGGCGATGTCATTCATCACGGCCTGTACGCTGTCGTCTTTTCTTTTCTATTAGTCACCATTTTTGATACGACAGGCACGATGATCGGAGTTGCCGAGCAAGCCGGGCTGATGAAAAACAACAAGCTGCCGAACGTGCGAAAAGCGCTGCTTGCTGATTCAACCGCGACGACAGTAGGAGCTGTTTTCGGCACAAGTCCGACGACTGCATTTATCGAGTCTTCCGCCGGTGTCGCAGCCGGGGGAAGAACGGGGCTTACGGCTTTGACTGTCGCGGTGATGTTTGCGGCTTCAATGTTTTTCAGTCCGCTTGTCAGCGCCTTGTCAGGTATAGCCGCCATCACCTCGCCTGCTTTGATTATCGTCGGCAGCCTGATGATGGGCTCAGTTTCCAATATGAACTGGAAAGAGATGGACGAGGCATTTCCTGCGTTTCTCGTCATTCTAGCCATGCCTTTGACCTCGAGCATTTCTACAGGAATCGCGCTTGGCTTTATTTCGTACCCAATTGTAAAAGCGGCGCGGGGAAAATGGAGAGAGATTCATCCGCTCGTCATCGTTTTCGCCATTCTGTTTTTCATCCAGCTGTTTATTTTATAAGGATAGACCAAAAAACCCAAACGTCGCCGTTTGGGTTTTTTATGTAAACAATAAAGAGACAGCGGCCGCTAAAAAACAACAGGCGGCAAACGCATAGTGCAGGATGTTGATACAGCTTTTTCTGGCCCGATAATATTCATCACTTTCCTTATCGGTGCCAATTAAAAAAGGGGCATCCATGACCTTGTCAAAAATAAGCGTCAGGATATAACGGCAAACCCCTGTGTATACCAGCAGCGCAATCACCTTCAGCCAAATTGGGGAAACAAATATGAGAACAGTGAAAGCTGACAGTAGCATGTACATCTGCCTTGCATACTCGCCATTCCTCAGCATAACTTTAAAAAACAACTCCTTATAGCCTGTGCAGATCGTTCGTCTTTTAAATATCCTTTTTGAATTTCGGTATAATAATGGTTTTCTTCTCATCCTGTCTTTTACTTTTGGCATTCCCGCCTCCTGACTCATCATCATCACAAGTCCTGCAAGGGCAAGCCTGCTTTTTTTCTCTTCAGTCACCTCAGCTTCAAAAGCCGTGAACGAGGCTGTCTTTTTCAAACTGCGGATAACTGAGAAAAACAAAAATAAAATGCCAAAAAGCGCAAGCAAGTGCCGCTCAGTAAAAACAATCAGGATAGCAGAACCAGCAAAAAGAATAGCTCTGACAAGGGTATCGCCAATCCATCTCGAAATGGAGCGCGGCTTTCTGATCCTGTCTTGCTTTAAGGATAAAAAGAATATATGAAGGCCAAACAAATAACACAATAGAGCAGTGCTTTCTGCGAATGTGATGAGAACAGAATGACTGATCAAGGGAAGGACAATGAAAAAGAGAAGCAGCCATTTAGCCAGCGTGGCCAGAAAAGAATACAAAAGCGCATACCGTTTGAGCTGATAGATGATTTCCTTCTTTTGCAGCAAAAACACTTTGTCCGCTTCCATTAAAAATGTACGAATCGAACCTGTAAACATGATCAGCACACACACAGCATACAGCCATCTCCATTCCGCCACTTCAGACCACTCATAAAGAAGGCCTCTTCCGTTCATCAAATCAATATACTGATAGATGACAAAAGCAATCGCCGGCAAAACGATATAGAGAGCGACTGTCCAGTCAATGACCGCATGCAACACTTTAAACTGATACTTATAATAGTCAAACAGCCTTCGAAAAAAGAGCGTACGCCCGTTCATAGCCGATCACCTTGAACTGCCTTATAAAAACAGTCAAGCAATGACTGCCCCTCTAATCCGGTCTTGTCCTGAACATCTTTTAACGTGCCTTGGAGAAATAATGAACCTTTCTCAATCATATAAAACCGGTCACAGATTTTTTCCGCGGTATCGAGTACATGCGTGCACATAAGAATTCCGGCTCCACGTTCTTTTTCAGCCTTAAGCATGTCCACAAAGCGTTTCGTCGATATCGGATCAAGGCCGATAAACGGTTCATCAATCACATACATATCCGGCTTAGAGAGAAAGGCCTGGATAAGCATTAGTTTTTGCTGCATGCCCTTCGAAAAGGTGACAGGCAGCTCATGTTTGACATGATCTAGCGAAAACGTCTGCAGCAGGCTTTGGGCCCGATGCGCAAATTCACTCTCTTCAATGCCGTGAAGTGTGCTGATCAGATCCAAATGCTCCCACAGCGTCAGTTCTTCGTAGAAGGACGGATGCTCCGGAATATATGCAAATGAACAGTCGTTCCAGGCAATATGCCCTTTAAAATCTTCTGAAAGGCCGAGTATCGCCTTGATTGCGGTGCTTTTTCCTGCGCCGTTAGCTCCGATCAGTCCAACCAGTTCCCCTTTTCTGACTTCCAGAAAAACATCGGTGAGCACTTTTTTTCGGCTTGTATACCCGGCCTGTTCTATTGAAGCTTCAAGCAAATTTGTCAAAACTCACTCACCTCCAAAATTTACTACGAAATAGAATAAAAAAAGTTTCTTTAACCATAATAATATTGAGCCGAAATACATAGTAATCCAACAAGGATGGCTGCCCAACGCGAAATTGGAAAAAATTAATAGGAGTTATCCCTAGATTCATCACTGCAATATCGTGTATAATGAGGGCGAATTATTTTAACAATTACAGATGTCTGCCTTTGTTGCTATTTCGTACGCAGTTGATAGTCGTGAGTTGTGGTTAGTCAAGTCCATCCGATCTTATGATAGGGAGTGGTTTTTTGAAACCTTCAACAAACCGTATGCTAACTCGAATCAAATCAGTTTACATGTTTATTCAAGAAAAAGGTCTTGTGACAACACAGGAACTGGTTGACGAATTCGGCATTACACCTAGAACGATTCAAAGAGACTTAAATGTGTTGGCATATAATGATCTTGTTCATAGTCCAAGCCGTGGCAAGTGGGAGACAACGAGAAAGAAAGTAAAGATTACCTCATAAATTGAAAATTACATAGGGCCGCCTGAGAGCGGTCCGATAGATAACAGGGCGAAGAAACTACTGAGCCTTGTTTTTGTGTGCTTATAAATAAAACCCCGCATTCGGTATGCGGGGTTTTTGTCATGCTTGCGGCTCATTTAGCAAATGAAGCTCTTCCTCTGTCAGCTCACGGTATTCTCCGGGTGCCAGAGCGGGATCTAGGGAAACGCGTCCCATCGAAAGCCGCTTCAGATAAACCACTTCATTGCCGACTGCCTTTGCCATTTGCTTGACCTGATGGTATTTTCCTTCTGTAATTGTCAGATATATAACGGTATTGCCACTGTCGTTTGTTTTGATTTCCGCTTTTGCCGGCTTTGTTTTATAGCCGCCCTCTATGTAGACACCCGTTTCCAAATCGGAAATGTCTTCCCGAGAAATCTGTGATTTTAAATGGACTTCATACGTTTTTGGAACATGCTTTTTAGGAGAAAGGAGCCGATGTGCGAGCTGGCCGTCATTTGTGAGCAGCAAAAAGCCCTCTGTATCTTTATCAAGCCTGCCGGCTGGAAATGGCTCAAATCTCATCTCCTCCGGCGTCAGCAGATCGACCACTGTTTGCTGCCGGCTGTCCTCAGTCGCCGACAGCACGCCCTGCGGTTTATTCATCATAAGATAAATGAACTCTCGATAATCAACCGGTTCCCCGTATACGGTCACCTCCTGCGTATCAGGATCAACGTGCTCCTTTACATCTTTGGCAGGTTTGCCGTCGATCATCACGGCTCCAGCCTTCACAACGGCTTTGACTTCTTTTCTGGAACCATACCCGCTGTTGGCAAGCAGCTTATCAAGTCTCATTCCCAATCTCTCCTTTATAAAAGAAAGCCCGCAGCATGCGAGCCCTCAGTTTCATCATATCTAGTTCATCAGCCTGCATGTCTGCCTTTCCTAAAGAAACCTGGCAAACGGCGGCCTAAAATTTTCTGCAAAAATCCTAATCGGTAGCCGCAATACAGGTAGACAGCTCCGCCAACAGCGGCCGCGATCACCACAACAATCGCAGCTTGCATCTGGCCATCCTGATAGGAAATAAAGAAGCCTAATACCCACTGCACGATTTTCACGGCAATACCCATAATGGCTGATAAGACCAGCATCAAAACAGTTCGTTTAACAAGTATCTTATACGAATAGCCTGCATGGCGCTTAATCATGATAAACCCATATAAAAGGGAAGCGATATATCCAAGCGCCGTCGCTAAAATCGCTCCGTCAGCCTGCATCAGCTTGATCAGCGGAACATTCAGCACAAGCTTGATCACGACACCGATCACAAGGCTGACAACCGCAAATTTTTGCTTATTGATGCCCTGCAGAATAGCTGCGTTGACTGTAAACAAAGAGAACAGAATTGCGACAGGCGAATACCAAAGCAAAATGTTTGCCCCCAGTTCAGGATGAAGGCTCTCTGACCCGTAAAAGAACGTATACGTCGGTCCTGACAATAGAGAGATCCCGACAACAGCCGGAATAATTAAAAACAGGATCGTCTGCATCGTTTGATTAATCTGCTGATTTAACAGCTTATAGTTTCCGCTTGTAAACGATTCAGTAATCGTTGGAATTAATGTCAGTCCAAAAGCAGTTGCTAGGGAAACCGGGATCATCACGAGCTTCTGAACATACAGGGTTAGAATCGCAAGCATGTCCTGGCTGATGGCTTGATGACCGGCTTCAATCATCGCTTTGTTAAACGTATTTGTATCAATATAGTTATACAAAGGGATGGCTAGTCCGACAAAAACGTACGGAGCAGCATAGCTGAACAGCTCGAAAAACATTTTCTTGTAGCTTAGGTTTGCTGTCGGACCCGTATTCGGCATCATCGCCAGCAGGCTGCCCTTCCGTTTGTTCCAATAAATATAAAGCACGACCAGCCCTCCGAAGGCACCGATCAGCGCTGCGAAGGTTGCATAGCCCACAGCGATGACAAGGCCGCCGTTGAAAACCTTCAAAATCAAGAATGTCGCACTCAATAGAAAGATGATGCGGACAATCTGTTCAACGACTTGGGAAACAGCTGTCGGACCCATCATTTGGTGCCCTTGAAAGAATCCGCGGACAAGGCTCATAATCGGTACGACCAAAAGCGCTAAGCTGACCATGCGGATGACATAAACGACATGATCAATTGTCAGGCCGTTATTATCCTTGCCTCCCAGCGATATTTCCGCAAACATCGGAGCCGATAGATACAGAATGAAAAAGGCTATCATTCCTGTGACTAGCATAACCGACATGCCCGCCTTGAGCATTTTCCTGCTTGTCTCATAATCCCCTTTTGAATTATATTTGGAAACAAATTTAGAAACAGCGGCCGGAAAGCCCATCGTAGCAATATTCAAAAATAAAGTGTATTGGTTGTATCCGTATTGAAATAATGCACCGCCTGTCGCCCCGACCATAATGCTGAAGGGAATTAAATAGACCATCCCCAGAATCCGCGATATATATGTACCGAGCGTTAATACAAACGTGCCTCTTAACAGTTTGCTTGACATGTTTCTTCATCACCATTTTCTACGAAGATTCAACTTTTCTATTTTACCACAACTGGGCATTTAGACGGTAATAAATACAAAAGCAATCCTGTGAACATTCATGTCCGCGGCAAAAGACGTTTAAGGAGCGGCTTTCTTTCGCTATAATAGTACTGCGGACGGGTGTCCGCACACGAAATGAAAAGAAAGTTGATGATAAAGATGAAACAATATGACGTAATCGTAATCGGCGGAGGCCCTTCAGGCTTGATGGCTGCGATTGCAGCAGGAGAACAGGGCGCTGGCGTGTTGCTGATAGATAAAGGAAATAAATTAGGACGGAAACTCGCGATTTCCGGGGGCGGCCGCTGCAATGTGACGAACCGCCTTCCTGTGGAAGAAATTATCAAGCACATCCCCGGCAACGGGCGTTTTTTATACAGCGCGTTTTCTGAATTTAATAATGAGGACATTATCAAGTTTTTTGAAAACCTCGGCATTCAATTGAAGGAAGAGGATCACGGCCGGATGTTTCCTGTGACCGACAAAGCCCAAAGTGTCGTTGACGCGCTGTTAAACAGGCTAAAGCAGCTCCGCGTAACAATCAGAACGAACGAGAAAATTAAATCTGTTTTATATGAAGATGGACAGGCAGCAGGGATTGTGACGAATAATGGCGAAATGATCCATAGCCAGGCAGTCATTATTGCTGTCGGCGGTAAAAGCGTGCCTCATACCGGAAGCACGGGAGACGGCTATGAATGGGCTGAAGCCGCGGGCCATACCATAACAGAGCTGTTTCCGACAGAGGTTCCCGTCACTTCTGGCGAACCGTTCATTAAGCAAAAAACACTTCAGGGCTTATCACTAAGAGATGTAGCCGTCAGTGTGTTAAATAAAAAAGGCAAACCGATTATCACACATAAAATGGACATGCTGTTTACCCATTTCGGCCTCTCAGGACCTGCCATTCTCAGATGCAGCCAATTTGTCGTAAAAGAGCTGAAAAAACAGCCTCAAGTGCCGATCAGAATCGACTTGTATCCGGATATCAATGAAGAAACGCTTTTCCAAAAGATGTATAAAGAACTGAAGGAAGCACCGAAAAAAACCATTAAAAACGTGCTGAAGCCTTGGATGCAGGAGCGCTATCTCCTATTCCTGCTCGAAAAAAACGGCATCTCTCCGAACGTATCGTTTTCTGAGCTGCCGAAGGATCCTTTCAGACAATTTGTAAGGGACTGCAAGCAGTTTACTGTCCTCGCAAATGGCACACTGTCGCTTGATAAGGCATTTGTCACGGGAGGCGGGGTATCTGTAAAAGAAATTGACCCGAAAAAGATGGCTTCTAAAAAAATGGAGGGGCTTTATTTTTGCGGTGAAATTCTGGATATCCACGGCTACACAGGCGGATACAATATTACCTCCGCCCTTGTCACAGGCAGGCTTGCAGGGCTAAATGCCGGGCAATACGCCCGTTCTTAATCATTACTCTTTAAATCTCTTGCCGCCAAACTCACATTTGAACATTCCCCGCATTCATGTTAGGGTGAGACTTGTTTTGTTTCACCTGATTGCGGGGTAATTTTAAGAGAGGAATGAGCTGCCATCGTACGACCATACTAAGCCTGCGAGCAAGATATAGGCGTACACAAAAAATTAGAGGGTGAGAAATGTTGAAACATATATCTAGTGTATTTTGGATTGTGATTGCAATCACAGCTGCAGCTGTATTATGGGGTGTTATTTCTCCTGACAGCCTGCAAAATGTGTCTCAATCGGCACAAGCATTTATTACCGATTCATTTGGTTGGTATTATCTTTTAGTTGTCTCTTTGTTTGTCGGGTTTTGTCTCTTTTTGATTTTCAGCCCGATCGGAAAAATCAAACTCGGAAAGCCTGATGAAAAACCGGAATTCGGGTTATTATCATGGTTTGCCATGCTGTTCAGCGCAGGCATGGGAATCGGCTTAGTATTCTACGGTGCGGCTGAACCGATCAGCCATTACGCAATTAGCTCTCCATCAGGTGAAACAGAAACCCCCCAAGCCTTCAGAGATGCACTCCGCTATACGTTTTTCCACTGGGGTTTGCACGCTTGGGCCATTTATGCCATTGTGGCATTATGCATTGCCTATTTCCAATTCCGCAAAGGCGCACCCGGGTTAATCAGCAGCACACTGTCACCGATTCTCGGGGATAAAGTAAACGGACCGATCGGAAAGGCCATTGACTGTATTGCAGTTTTCGCCACTGTTGTCGGGGTGTCAACAAGTCTTGGTCTTGGCGCAACCCAAATTAACGGCGGTTTGAATTACCTGTTCGGCATTCCGAATGCGTTTATCGTCCAATTGGTTTTAATCATTATTGTGACAGTGCTCTTTTTACTTTCTGCGTGGAGCGGACTCGGAAAAGGAATTAAGTATTTAAGCAACACAAACATGGTATTGGCCGGATTGTTAATGTTGTTTATGCTCGTTGTCGGGCCTACAGTGCTGATAATGAACTCATTTACAGATTCTATCGGACAATACATTCAAAATATCGTTCAAATGAGCTTCAGACTGACACCGAACGATCCTGAAAAACGCGAATGGATTAACAGCTGGACGATTTTCTATTGGGCATGGTGGATTTCCTGGTCTCCATTTGTCGGCATTTTCATCGCCCGTGTATCCAGAGGCCGGACGATCCGCGAATTTTTAATCGGCGTCTTGGTGACACCTTGTATTTTGACATTTCTATGGTTCTCCATTTTCGGCGTATCAGCCATGGATCTCCAGCAAAAAGGCGCGTTCAATGTAGCAAAGCTGTCCACTGAAACGATGCTGTTCGGAACACTTGATCACTATCCGCTGACAATGGTGACATCGATCCTTGCATTGATTCTGATCGCAGTATTCTTTATCACGTCAGCTGATTCAGCTACATTCGTGCTGGGCATGCAGACGTCGTACGGTTCTTTAAATCCGGCGAATTCTGTGAAACTCAGCTGGGGTATCATTCAGTCCGCCATGGCGGCTGTGCTCCTATATTCCGGAGGGCTTGCCGCTTTGCAGAACACAGCGATTCTGGCAGCGCTGCCGTTTTCTATCGTTATCCTGCTGATGATTGCCTCTCTCTATCAATCGCTCTCAAAAGAAAGAAGAGAGATCAAAAAAGCGGAGAAACTCGATAAACCAAGAAGTCCAAGAGTGAAAAAAGCATATTAACAAAAAAGATCTTTCCGCGCCTGCGGAAAGATCTTTTTATTTGCGATATAAAATAAGGGCGGAAAAACAGTAAAGCTGCTCGCCGTCTGGGTCGCACGCCGCCGAAACCGTATATTTGATATCTATCAGCTGCTCCTCCGATATCCCTTTTAAAAATGAATTGATTTCCGTTTGTAAGTCTTTTTCATGCTCTTCATCAAATACCGCTACCTTCAGCATTTTATCCGCTCTCCTTTCTCTATCAATCTATTCCGTTTGGAACAGCGTTATGATAGAGAAATGATGATTATCTCGTTTCCGGATAAAAAGCTTTCCGTATATGGGATTTCCTCTGTGGCTCGCCGCCGTGCTGCTCCACTTTCAGCAGCACGGCATAAACAATGCGCATATGGCAGTAGCTGATAAGGCTGACGCTGAAAAAAGGGACAATGCCCGGCAGGTACGCAAGCAAGAAAAAGAGAGCAACAGTCAGCGCAAGCATAGTAAGCGTATATTGCAAATACGCCACACTGAGCAAGAGCGAAAATTTCACATACAGACGTTTTTTCCAGTCAAAATGGACAAGCAGCGGAAACACATAAAAAAGCATGGATACGAACAAAAAGCCAAATATCATAATGGCGAAGCGCAGGATGTGCAGAAGGAAATGACTTGGATAAATTAAGGCCAAATCAATATAAATGATCACTCCGATGAGCGCCAGTACAGCGCCGAGCAGATTTGAACGAAAAAATTCACCCTTGTATTCCTGCCAAAACGTTTTGAGCACCGGAACGTTGTCCTGCCCCTGGATCCACTTCCGCATGACAGCGAATAAAGCCGCGGTCGCGGGCATGATGCCAAACACGCCGAGACCGAGCAACGTAAAAAACAGCCACAGCAAGTTTGTATACGCAAATCTCATAATCCATTCGCAAAAACGCAGCATCCGTCCCAGTGAGCCATCATGTTCCATGGCGCCCCCTCCTTTTTTGCATTATACATTCTGCATCTGAAAAAGCTCTTTCATGCCGATCGGCTTCTTTTCGGCAACCGAGCGCCACATTCCCTCACCAACCGCGATGGAGTAGGCTCCAGCTTCAGCCCCGGCTAAAATATCATAGCGGCGCAGCGGGTCTTTCCCTAAAAAAAGATCCTCAAGCAAAAGCGGATCACCTCCGCCATGCCCCCCTTCATTTTTGACCACTTGTATCGTCTGCTTTGATTCAAAAAGCGGATAGTATTCGATTGTCTGCTCAGGAAAAGCAAACGGAATTCTGGAAGGTTCGTGAAATTCATTTGATTCAATACGTCCTTTTGTGCCGTTGATCGTCAGCCGGTAGCCTTCATACGGGGCCGAAAAAATAATCGAGTAGCTTAACAGTGCGCCGCCATCATATTTGACTGCCGCCACGTACGTATCCTCGATGTCAATTTCCTCGTCAAAAATACACGCGTCAGGCCTGTATGCAGTATATAAGCTGGACTGGTCTCCTGCTTCAAGATGATCATCCTTTATAGAAGCTTTAGAGGAACGGGGATGCCACCTTGAATAGTAGTGGCATTTTTCTTTAACACGGCACGTCCCGCAAAAACGCCCGTCTTCTTCCGGCAAGGGGTTCCACTCACTGTCCGGCCCATAGTAATTCAAGGCGCCATAAGCAAATACCTCTTCCGGATTTTGCCCGAGCCACCAATTGACGAGATCGAAGTGA from Bacillus subtilis subsp. subtilis str. 168 encodes the following:
- the rmgU gene encoding putative membrane enzyme for rhamnogalaturonan degradation (Evidence 3: Putative function from multiple computational evidences; PubMedId: 15849754, 16850406, 17449691, 23504016; Product type e: enzyme), with protein sequence MEHDGSLGRMLRFCEWIMRFAYTNLLWLFFTLLGLGVFGIMPATAALFAVMRKWIQGQDNVPVLKTFWQEYKGEFFRSNLLGAVLALIGVIIYIDLALIYPSHFLLHILRFAIMIFGFLFVSMLFYVFPLLVHFDWKKRLYVKFSLLLSVAYLQYTLTMLALTVALFFLLAYLPGIVPFFSVSLISYCHMRIVYAVLLKVEQHGGEPQRKSHIRKAFYPETR
- the yteV gene encoding conserved sporulation-related protein (Evidence 4: Unknown function but conserved in other organisms; PubMedId: 8990290), translated to MLKVAVFDEEHEKDLQTEINSFLKGISEEQLIDIKYTVSAACDPDGEQLYCFSALILYRK
- the rmgT gene encoding putative dehydrogenase of rhamnogalaturonan degradation (Evidence 3: Putative function from multiple computational evidences; PubMedId: 17449691, 23504016; Product type e: enzyme), which produces MKNIVFCGLSSRAFSMFIKPLMERFSTHYEITGLLDADPKRFAVCKKKFPELAHVPEFSEDAFDEMMRVSKPDIVIVAGRDDTHVAYIVKSLQWNTDVITEKPMVTTVQDANRVLEAEAKSEGKVTVAFNYRYSPFHRKIKEMILDGKIGRVTSVDLNWYIDTYHGASYFKRWNRSRQFSGGLSVHKSTHHFDLVNWWLGQNPEEVFAYGALNYYGPDSEWNPLPEEDGRFCGTCRVKEKCHYYSRWHPRSSKASIKDDHLEAGDQSSLYTAYRPDACIFDEEIDIEDTYVAAVKYDGGALLSYSIIFSAPYEGYRLTINGTKGRIESNEFHEPSRIPFAFPEQTIEYYPLFESKQTIQVVKNEGGHGGGDPLLLEDLFLGKDPLRRYDILAGAEAGAYSIAVGEGMWRSVAEKKPIGMKELFQMQNV